GGGAGCAAGGGGTGTACCCCTCTCCCACGCTGTTTGTGGGAGAGGGTGGACCGAGGGCCCCCACGGCATCCGAGGCCTCGGCTTTCGTGACCGCTGCCGCGCCCTGGCTGGTACGGTTCCGCGGCTAGATCCTTCGGCCCGCAACGGAGGTACTTCGGGCCGGTTTGGTGCGCCTGGGCCTCAGGATGACAGCGCGTGGGGGCGCCCTCAGCTCTTTAGGATGACAGCTCATTGGTGCCGGTGGAACGTCCCTTGCCCCCGGGGGCGCGGCCGGACGACGGGTCCGGATTGGCCTGAACGGGAGCGGAAGATGAGTGGCGTGTTCAAATCGATCGAGATGGTGGGTACGTCGTCCGAGAGCTTCGAGAATGCGACGCGCGCGGCGGTAAAGCGCGCGGGCGAGAGCATGCGGAACCTGGAGTGGCTGGAAGTCGTGGAGCAGCGCGGCTACATCAGCGGCGGCGACATCCGCGAATACCAGGTGAAGGTGAAGCTCTGGTTCAAGCTCGAAGGCAACGACGAGTAAACTTCCCATCGCTGGACGGCGGCGCGGCCGGCTCCCTGAGTGGGAAGCCGGCCGCGTTCGTCGTGGAGCCGGGTGGCCGCTC
This sequence is a window from Longimicrobium sp.. Protein-coding genes within it:
- a CDS encoding dodecin, which translates into the protein MSGVFKSIEMVGTSSESFENATRAAVKRAGESMRNLEWLEVVEQRGYISGGDIREYQVKVKLWFKLEGNDE